CCACCGTCCGGCCGGGCAGGGTGGAGGCGCCCGGGGCGGCCGGGCGGCCGCCCCGGCCCCGGGATCCCACCCCCGAGCAGGAGGCGATCCGCCATGTCCGCCCACGCGAACACCCTGACCGCCGGGTACGTCTGGATCCTGCTGCGGGCCGCGGCGGTGGCCCTGTTCGCCGTCCTGCAGCTCACTGCTCCACCGCGGACTGCAGGAAGCGCACCGTCTCCGCGTCGGCCGGGAGGAAGGTCTCCATGGCCAGCTCGGAGACGGTCACGTCCAGCGGCGTGTTGAAGGTCGCGATGGTGGAGAGGAAGGAGAGGATCCGTCCCTCGTGGCGGATCCGCAGCGGCAGCGCGAACGGGGAGCCCTCCGCACCCGGGCCTACGGCAGAACCGTCCGCGGGGCAGTCCGCAGGGCCGTCGGACGGCTCGGGGTAGTCGCGGACCTCCTCGTACAGCCGCCGCAGCGGCTCGGAGCGGACCAGCTCCAGCTTCTGCTCCATCCGTTCCAGCAGGTGCCGCCGCCACTCCCGCAGGTTGACGATGCGCGGCGCCAGCCCGTCCGGGTGGAGGGTGACCCGGATCGCGTTGAGCGGCGGCTGCAGCAG
The genomic region above belongs to Streptomyces sp. 1331.2 and contains:
- a CDS encoding helix-turn-helix domain-containing protein; the encoded protein is MTIMAGMGGPTGTGVGPLLRGWRERRQLSQLQLALRADSSARHLSFVENGRARPSRELVLRLAEQLDVPVRERNALLLAAGYAPHYPETPLDAPSMDALRGGMERLLAAHDPYPTVVVDGSFRVLAANRSLGLLLDGVAPHLLQPPLNAIRVTLHPDGLAPRIVNLREWRRHLLERMEQKLELVRSEPLRRLYEEVRDYPEPSDGPADCPADGSAVGPGAEGSPFALPLRIRHEGRILSFLSTIATFNTPLDVTVSELAMETFLPADAETVRFLQSAVEQ